A genomic region of Desulfonatronum thiodismutans contains the following coding sequences:
- a CDS encoding class I SAM-dependent methyltransferase gives MGFYANTVLPRLIHATCGKGSIRRLRARIIPPALGRVLEVGVGSGLNLQYYNPVAVTELWGLDPSPEMLRIAARAARSGPVVPHWINRSVEGLPLESSSMDTIVMTFTLCSVASPEEGLRQMCRVLKPGGTLIFCEHGAAPDPAVRRWQDRLTPIWKRLAGGCHLNRDISGLLTRSGFRLTTLETTVVRKWWLAGHIFHGTATKPAGSNESDARSV, from the coding sequence ATGGGATTCTACGCCAACACCGTTCTTCCCCGGCTGATTCACGCCACCTGCGGTAAAGGGTCGATCCGTCGCCTGCGGGCGCGAATCATCCCACCTGCCCTGGGCCGCGTTCTGGAGGTCGGGGTCGGCTCCGGCCTGAACCTGCAATATTATAATCCGGTTGCGGTAACTGAGCTTTGGGGGCTTGATCCATCCCCGGAAATGCTCCGCATCGCGGCCCGCGCGGCCCGCTCCGGCCCGGTCGTTCCACACTGGATCAACCGAAGCGTGGAAGGACTCCCCTTGGAGAGCTCGAGCATGGACACGATAGTCATGACCTTCACGCTTTGCAGCGTCGCTTCGCCGGAAGAGGGGTTGCGGCAAATGTGTCGGGTGCTCAAGCCGGGAGGGACGCTGATCTTTTGCGAGCACGGGGCCGCGCCGGACCCGGCCGTGCGTCGCTGGCAGGACCGGCTGACCCCGATCTGGAAGCGGTTGGCCGGCGGATGCCACCTGAACAGGGATATCTCGGGCTTATTGACCAGGAGCGGTTTTCGTTTGACCACTCTGGAGACGACCGTGGTCCGGAAGTGGTGGCTGGCTGGGCATATTTTCCATGGAACCGCCACGAAACCGGCGGGGTCGAATGAATCTGACGCGAGGTCGGTATGA
- a CDS encoding amino acid ABC transporter permease, whose amino-acid sequence MSSLAPKTSPDPARPSRLAGLAGLANNPAFRSALVQLLVFAAVVAGLIWVVSTTADNLKRAGISSGFGFLGQTAGFEISQTLIEYSRSSTYARVFWVGLLNTLLVSVISITASTLIGFVVGVLRLSSNWLVSSLAAAYIGLIRNIPLLLQILFWYIAILMPLPGPRQSYSLWETFFLCNRGVILPRPEFHPGSWLILAFALLAVLAVIALVLWSRRRQRLTGQRFPTFAASLGLLAVLPLLGASLAGFPLTWVIPELRGFNFQGGMTLLPELIALILALTLYTAGFIAENVRAGIQSVDRGQEEAAAALGLRPGTIMRLVVIPQAMRVIIPPLTSQHLTLVKNSSLAVVIGYPDLISVFAGTTLNQTGQAVEIIAMTMLFYLTVSLLISLFMNWYNKRMALKER is encoded by the coding sequence ATGTCCTCCCTCGCTCCCAAGACGTCCCCTGACCCGGCTCGCCCGTCCCGGCTCGCCGGTCTAGCCGGGCTTGCGAACAACCCCGCGTTCCGGTCCGCGCTGGTCCAGTTGCTGGTCTTTGCCGCGGTGGTCGCGGGGTTGATCTGGGTGGTCTCCACCACGGCGGACAACCTGAAGCGGGCCGGGATCTCCTCGGGCTTCGGTTTTCTGGGCCAGACCGCGGGCTTCGAGATCAGCCAGACCCTGATCGAGTACTCCCGGTCCAGCACCTATGCCCGGGTGTTCTGGGTGGGCCTGTTGAACACCCTGCTGGTCTCGGTGATCAGCATCACGGCCTCCACCCTGATCGGCTTCGTGGTGGGCGTGCTCCGGCTCTCCTCCAACTGGTTGGTTTCGAGCCTGGCCGCGGCCTATATCGGCCTGATCCGGAACATTCCCCTGCTCCTGCAGATTCTGTTCTGGTACATCGCCATCCTGATGCCGCTGCCCGGCCCGCGTCAGTCCTACAGCCTCTGGGAGACCTTCTTTCTCTGCAACCGGGGGGTGATCCTACCCCGACCCGAATTTCATCCCGGATCGTGGCTGATTCTCGCCTTCGCCCTCCTAGCCGTCCTGGCCGTGATCGCCCTGGTCCTCTGGTCCAGGCGCCGCCAGCGCCTGACTGGCCAACGATTTCCGACCTTCGCGGCCTCCCTGGGCCTGCTGGCGGTCCTGCCTCTGCTGGGCGCGTCCCTGGCCGGATTCCCCCTGACCTGGGTGATTCCGGAACTGCGCGGCTTCAATTTTCAGGGCGGCATGACCCTGCTGCCGGAACTGATCGCCCTGATCCTGGCCCTGACCCTGTACACCGCCGGATTCATCGCCGAGAACGTCCGGGCCGGGATCCAGTCCGTGGACAGGGGCCAGGAGGAGGCCGCCGCGGCCCTGGGGCTGCGGCCCGGCACGATCATGCGCCTGGTGGTCATCCCCCAGGCCATGCGGGTGATCATCCCGCCCCTGACCAGCCAGCACCTGACGTTGGTCAAGAATTCCTCCCTGGCCGTGGTTATCGGCTACCCGGATCTGATCTCGGTCTTTGCCGGCACGACGTTGAACCAGACCGGGCAGGCCGTGGAAATCATCGCCATGACCATGCTCTTCTATCTGACCGTGAGCCTGCTCATTTCCCTGTTCATGAACTGGTACAACAAGCGGATGGCCCTGAAGGAGCGGTAG
- a CDS encoding PaaI family thioesterase, with amino-acid sequence MNPEELRAFRDLIENGIPFNAYLGIRLLDLGDRQCRLLLPYRPELQGDARRQALHGGVISALIDTCGGFAVWSTGSIKDRVATIDLRVDYLKPAVACDIIAHSRIRMLGNRVGNVSTVVYASTAPEVIIAEGRSVYNIRRV; translated from the coding sequence ATGAATCCGGAAGAGTTGCGGGCGTTTCGCGATCTGATCGAAAACGGCATCCCCTTCAACGCCTATCTGGGCATCCGGCTGCTGGACCTCGGGGATCGCCAGTGCCGCCTGCTCTTGCCGTACAGGCCGGAACTTCAGGGCGATGCCCGCCGCCAAGCCCTGCACGGCGGCGTGATTTCCGCCTTGATCGACACCTGCGGCGGATTCGCGGTCTGGAGCACCGGCAGCATCAAGGACCGGGTCGCCACCATCGACCTGCGCGTGGACTACCTCAAGCCGGCCGTGGCCTGCGACATCATCGCCCACTCCCGGATCAGAATGCTGGGCAACCGGGTGGGCAACGTCTCCACCGTGGTTTACGCCTCCACCGCTCCGGAGGTGATCATTGCCGAGGGCCGGTCCGTCTACAATATCAGAAGGGTCTGA
- a CDS encoding aminopeptidase, with translation MQEQNATNFGQGHGEGASEGLFRHEELERYADVLLWAVERSRGRPLQNSETVLIEYDGLARKLVEVLYTRILERGLVPVQHQRSTPAMELSYLRLANNKRLSMVAPGESERRSGVNGLIRILAPESLTHLEGVTPEILVRRDAARDPLREVLYFRELGGQIGRTVAVYPTPALAEAAGLTLQEYASRVRKACMLGSDDPVRDWKRFARQQATVLEWLNGLSIRRLHVQSARVDLRLRLGEHRLWLGLTGRNMPSYEVYTSPDCRFTEGVFQSDQVIYVGGTPVEGVRLAFQAGRVISVKARSGADRLRRFLALDDGAWRVGEFSLTSREHSRIAEYMANTLFDENIGGPEGNSHIALGSCHPDAFAGSPADFVHALRRELGFNESTQHWDLVNTEQKRVTATLADGSSRVIYEDGAFTA, from the coding sequence ATGCAAGAGCAAAACGCAACCAACTTCGGGCAAGGCCATGGCGAGGGCGCTTCGGAAGGGCTGTTTCGCCACGAGGAGCTGGAACGCTATGCCGACGTGCTGCTTTGGGCCGTGGAACGCTCCCGGGGCAGGCCTCTGCAGAACTCGGAAACCGTGCTCATCGAATACGACGGCTTGGCCAGGAAGCTGGTCGAGGTACTCTACACCCGCATTCTGGAGCGTGGCCTGGTCCCGGTGCAGCATCAACGGTCCACCCCGGCCATGGAACTCAGCTATCTGCGCCTGGCGAACAACAAGCGGTTGAGCATGGTCGCCCCCGGCGAATCGGAACGCCGGAGCGGAGTGAACGGCCTGATCCGGATTCTGGCCCCGGAATCCCTGACCCACCTGGAGGGCGTGACCCCGGAAATTTTGGTCCGCCGGGACGCGGCCCGGGACCCGCTCCGGGAAGTGCTCTACTTCCGCGAACTTGGCGGGCAAATCGGGCGGACCGTGGCCGTGTACCCCACCCCGGCTCTGGCCGAGGCGGCGGGTCTGACGCTTCAGGAGTACGCGTCCCGGGTGCGCAAAGCCTGCATGCTGGGCAGCGACGATCCGGTGCGGGACTGGAAGCGGTTCGCGCGGCAGCAGGCGACGGTTCTGGAATGGTTGAACGGGCTGTCCATCCGGCGGCTGCACGTCCAGTCGGCCCGGGTGGATCTGCGTCTGCGCCTGGGGGAGCATAGGCTCTGGCTGGGTCTGACCGGGCGGAACATGCCCAGCTATGAAGTCTATACGTCTCCGGATTGTCGGTTCACCGAGGGAGTATTTCAGTCCGACCAGGTGATCTATGTGGGCGGAACTCCAGTGGAGGGCGTCCGCCTGGCGTTTCAGGCGGGCCGGGTGATCAGCGTCAAGGCCCGCAGCGGCGCGGATCGGCTGCGGCGTTTTCTGGCCCTGGACGACGGGGCCTGGCGGGTGGGCGAATTTTCCCTGACCAGCCGGGAGCACTCCCGGATCGCGGAATATATGGCCAACACCCTGTTCGATGAGAATATCGGCGGCCCGGAAGGCAATAGCCACATCGCCCTGGGGTCCTGCCATCCGGACGCCTTTGCCGGAAGCCCGGCGGACTTCGTGCATGCGCTGCGCCGGGAACTGGGCTTCAACGAATCCACCCAACACTGGGATCTGGTAAACACCGAGCAAAAACGGGTCACCGCCACCCTGGCCGACGGCAGCAGCCGCGTGATCTACGAAGACGGGGCGTTCACGGCCTGA
- a CDS encoding amino acid ABC transporter substrate-binding protein: MKGKILVLAAAAVFFWTGTALADVLENIKGKGYISCGVAGRVPGFSVPDEQGVWKGLDVDYCRALASAVFNDPEKVRFVPLTTTERFTAVQTGEVDVLSRNTTWTFQRDVEQGIDFAGIIFFDGQGFMVNKNLGVTSAKELNEASICIQIGTTTEMNVSDYFAAHGMTYKPVVFESADEATVIYDTGRCDVYTTDASGLAARRTTLSNPEDHVILPEIISKEPLGPSVRQGDPRWSKIARWTLFALINAEELGVNSQNVDEMLESANPNVKRLLGQEGNFGEQFGLTNAWAYQVIKHVGNYGEIFERNVGPATALKLERGQNDLWTRGGLLYAPPIR; the protein is encoded by the coding sequence ATGAAAGGCAAAATACTGGTTCTGGCGGCCGCGGCGGTTTTTTTCTGGACCGGGACCGCTTTGGCGGACGTCCTGGAAAACATCAAAGGTAAGGGCTACATTTCCTGCGGCGTTGCAGGCAGGGTGCCCGGGTTCTCCGTGCCGGACGAGCAGGGTGTCTGGAAAGGCCTGGACGTGGACTACTGTCGAGCCCTGGCCTCGGCCGTGTTCAATGATCCCGAAAAGGTCCGCTTCGTTCCCCTGACCACCACCGAACGCTTCACCGCGGTGCAGACCGGAGAAGTGGACGTCCTTTCCCGGAACACCACCTGGACTTTCCAGCGGGACGTGGAACAGGGCATCGATTTCGCGGGGATCATCTTTTTCGACGGCCAGGGCTTCATGGTCAACAAGAACCTGGGCGTGACCAGCGCCAAGGAACTGAACGAAGCCTCCATCTGCATCCAGATCGGCACGACCACGGAGATGAATGTTTCCGACTATTTCGCGGCTCATGGCATGACCTACAAGCCCGTAGTCTTCGAGAGCGCGGACGAGGCCACGGTGATCTACGACACCGGACGCTGCGACGTGTACACCACCGATGCCTCCGGGCTGGCCGCCCGGCGGACCACGCTGTCCAACCCGGAAGATCACGTCATCCTGCCGGAAATCATTTCCAAGGAGCCCCTGGGGCCCTCAGTGCGCCAGGGCGACCCCCGCTGGAGCAAGATCGCCCGCTGGACCCTCTTCGCCTTGATCAATGCCGAAGAGTTGGGCGTGAATTCCCAGAACGTGGATGAAATGCTGGAGTCGGCCAATCCCAACGTCAAACGACTGCTCGGCCAGGAAGGCAATTTCGGCGAACAGTTCGGGCTGACCAATGCCTGGGCCTACCAGGTCATCAAGCACGTGGGCAATTACGGCGAGATCTTCGAACGCAACGTGGGACCGGCCACGGCCTTGAAGCTGGAACGCGGCCAGAACGACCTCTGGACCCGTGGCGGTCTGCTCTACGCTCCCCCGATTCGCTAA
- a CDS encoding amino acid ABC transporter permease, translating to MYVKTTRHPDLPPPLSEVGVLGWLRKNLFSSWLNSLTTLAAAGLLLAALPPILNWGLFSANWIGQTKDACLPPQGNPDGACWVFIRVRFDLLMYGFYPLAERWRVVLTFLLLVGLGGPLILSTLLPFRERIKQSLLLLLPLAVAAYSLVFHGILPGLAALGLLLVPELLGRAFKRKLLPPAMPPWLRQAVFIGVPILVWFVVSRAMQSLDPGAAGPMALAAGSLAFLIFALSGRSVTSWRFALLFTLYPCAAYLLLLGGGLGLPLVETDRWGGMFLTLVIAGIGIAVSLPVGILLALGRRSRMPVIKALCVSFIEFVRGVPLISVLFMVSVMLPLTLPQGVHFDKLLRALIGVSLFYAAYMAEVVRGGLQAIPKGQYEAAEALGLRYWKSMRLIILPQALRLVIPGITNTFLGLLKDTTLVAVINLMDILGILKSALADSNWLGYTKEAYVFAGLAFWLLCFALSRYSMHLERRLKTDR from the coding sequence ATGTACGTGAAGACCACCCGTCATCCGGACCTGCCGCCGCCCCTGTCCGAGGTCGGGGTCCTGGGCTGGCTGCGCAAGAACCTGTTCTCCTCCTGGCTGAACTCGCTGACGACCTTGGCCGCGGCGGGCCTGCTCCTGGCGGCTCTGCCGCCGATACTGAACTGGGGCCTGTTTTCGGCCAACTGGATCGGCCAGACCAAGGACGCCTGCCTGCCGCCCCAGGGCAATCCGGACGGAGCCTGTTGGGTGTTCATCCGGGTCCGCTTCGACCTGCTGATGTACGGCTTTTATCCCTTGGCCGAACGCTGGCGGGTCGTTTTGACCTTCTTGCTGCTGGTTGGGCTGGGCGGACCGTTGATCCTTTCCACTCTCCTGCCTTTCCGGGAGCGGATCAAGCAAAGCCTGTTGCTGCTCTTGCCGCTGGCCGTGGCGGCCTACAGCCTCGTGTTCCACGGCATTCTCCCCGGTCTGGCGGCCTTGGGTTTGCTCCTGGTTCCGGAACTGCTCGGCCGGGCGTTCAAACGCAAGCTGCTCCCGCCGGCCATGCCCCCCTGGCTGCGCCAGGCCGTGTTCATCGGTGTTCCGATCCTGGTCTGGTTTGTCGTGAGCAGGGCGATGCAGAGCCTGGACCCCGGCGCGGCCGGCCCCATGGCTCTGGCCGCGGGAAGCCTGGCCTTTCTCATCTTTGCCCTGTCCGGCCGGTCCGTGACCTCCTGGCGGTTCGCCCTGCTGTTCACCCTCTATCCCTGCGCCGCCTATCTGCTGCTCCTGGGCGGAGGGCTGGGACTGCCCCTGGTGGAGACCGACCGCTGGGGAGGCATGTTTTTGACCCTGGTCATCGCCGGGATCGGCATCGCCGTCTCCCTGCCCGTGGGTATTCTCCTGGCCCTTGGTCGGCGCAGCCGGATGCCGGTGATCAAGGCCCTGTGCGTCAGCTTCATCGAGTTCGTACGCGGGGTACCCTTGATTTCAGTGCTGTTCATGGTCTCGGTGATGCTGCCCCTGACCCTGCCCCAGGGCGTACATTTCGATAAATTGCTGCGGGCCCTGATCGGGGTATCCCTGTTTTACGCGGCCTACATGGCCGAGGTGGTCCGGGGGGGCCTGCAGGCCATCCCCAAGGGCCAGTACGAGGCGGCCGAAGCCCTGGGCCTGCGCTACTGGAAGTCCATGCGCCTGATCATCCTGCCCCAGGCCCTGCGGCTGGTCATTCCGGGGATTACCAACACGTTTCTGGGCCTGCTCAAGGACACCACCCTGGTGGCGGTGATCAACCTGATGGACATTCTGGGTATTCTGAAAAGCGCTCTGGCCGACAGCAACTGGCTGGGCTACACCAAGGAAGCCTATGTCTTCGCGGGCCTGGCCTTCTGGCTGCTCTGCTTCGCCCTGTCCCGCTACTCCATGCACCTGGAAAGGCGGCTGAAGACGGACAGATGA
- a CDS encoding protein adenylyltransferase SelO, which yields MATHDHASGALAGDPEGWRFDNSYARLPEMFFSRLSPVPVRSPRMVLFNRALAEFLGLNGEILSGKDGAAVFSGNRLPVGAEPIAQAYAGHQFGYFTMLGDGRAILLGEQITPRGERFDIQFKGSGQTPYSRRGDGRAALGPMLREYIVSEAMHALGVPTTRSLAVTATGESVFRETELTGAILARVASSHIRVGTFEYLTAQGAPEHVRTLADYTLSRHYPELEPSDNPSLALLRAVMERQAALVAKWMLVGFVHGVMNTDNMALSGETIDYGPCAFMDAYDPATVFSSIDQQGRYAYGNQPRIAQWNLARFAETLAPLLDANREKAVDLANEVLESFPDAYRDHWLKGMRAKLGLVTIENEDADLIQDLLTFLHQHGLDYTNTLRDLADEHPERLPLFQDEAFTGWLARWRARLDRQPESSGAIQSVRERMRANNPAVIPRNHRVEEALEAAVLHGDMSVTHRLLDVLVQPYVDPVDPDYRLPPPALAEPYKTFCGT from the coding sequence ATGGCCACACATGATCATGCGTCCGGAGCGCTTGCCGGAGACCCCGAAGGGTGGCGGTTCGACAACAGCTATGCCCGGTTGCCGGAGATGTTCTTTTCCCGGCTGTCTCCGGTTCCGGTGCGCTCGCCTCGGATGGTGCTTTTCAATCGCGCTTTGGCCGAGTTTCTGGGTCTGAACGGGGAGATTCTCTCCGGGAAGGATGGCGCGGCGGTTTTTTCCGGCAACCGGCTTCCCGTTGGCGCGGAACCCATTGCCCAGGCCTACGCCGGTCACCAGTTCGGATATTTCACCATGCTCGGCGACGGCCGGGCCATCCTCCTGGGGGAGCAGATCACCCCGCGCGGCGAACGCTTCGACATCCAGTTCAAAGGCTCCGGGCAGACCCCGTACTCGCGCCGCGGCGATGGCCGGGCGGCGCTGGGGCCGATGCTCAGGGAATACATCGTCAGCGAGGCCATGCACGCCCTGGGCGTGCCCACCACCCGGTCCCTGGCCGTGACGGCCACCGGGGAGTCGGTATTCCGGGAAACCGAACTGACCGGGGCGATTTTGGCCCGGGTCGCGTCCAGCCATATTCGCGTGGGCACGTTCGAGTATCTCACGGCCCAAGGAGCGCCGGAGCATGTCCGGACCCTCGCGGACTACACTCTGAGCCGCCACTACCCCGAGCTGGAGCCGTCCGATAATCCGTCCTTGGCCCTCCTGCGGGCGGTGATGGAGCGCCAGGCCGCGCTGGTGGCGAAATGGATGCTTGTCGGATTCGTTCACGGAGTGATGAACACGGACAACATGGCCTTGAGCGGAGAGACCATTGATTACGGCCCCTGCGCCTTCATGGACGCTTATGACCCGGCGACGGTGTTCAGTTCCATCGACCAGCAAGGCCGCTATGCCTACGGAAATCAGCCCCGGATCGCCCAGTGGAACCTGGCCCGTTTCGCCGAGACCCTGGCACCGCTGCTGGATGCGAACCGGGAGAAGGCCGTTGACTTGGCCAACGAGGTGTTGGAATCCTTCCCCGACGCCTACCGCGATCATTGGCTGAAGGGGATGCGGGCCAAGCTGGGGTTGGTCACGATCGAGAACGAAGACGCCGATTTGATCCAAGACCTGCTGACGTTCCTGCATCAACACGGCTTGGACTACACGAACACCCTGCGCGATCTTGCCGATGAGCACCCGGAACGCCTGCCGTTGTTTCAGGACGAGGCCTTTACGGGATGGCTGGCGCGCTGGCGGGCGCGGCTGGATCGACAGCCGGAGTCCTCGGGAGCCATACAGTCCGTCCGTGAACGGATGCGCGCCAATAATCCCGCCGTGATTCCCCGCAACCACCGCGTGGAGGAGGCCCTGGAAGCCGCGGTGCTCCACGGCGACATGTCCGTGACGCACCGGTTGCTGGACGTCCTGGTCCAGCCGTACGTTGATCCCGTTGACCCCGACTACCGCTTGCCGCCTCCAGCCTTGGCCGAACCCTACAAAACGTTCTGCGGAACATGA